A stretch of DNA from Microlunatus sp. Gsoil 973:
GACGTGGTCTTGGTCTGTTGACCTTCTCGACGTTCGCGGCGGTCACCTTCGCCGTCCTCAACCAGGCGCTGGTCGGCTGGCTCGGTGGCATCGGACGATTCGTCTCCCTGGCCGTGGTGGTGATGGCTGCAGCGGGATCCCTGACCAACGCCGTACCGGGCTTCTTCGCCGGCGTCCGGCCCTATCTGCCCATCACGCCGGCCTTGGACGGCGTACGGATGATCGTCACCGGCCACACCGCAGCCGGGCACCAGGTCGCCGTGTTGGTGGGCTGGTTGGTCATCGGTTTCCTGGCCTCGCTGCTGGCCGTCGCGCGACGCCGCGTCGCCACGACAACCTCACTCGGACCGGCGCGAACCACCTGATCCGGCCCGTGCGGACCTTTGTCACAGCCGCGCGGACCGATGTCACTGCGGCCGAGCGCTGGGGCATCCAGAGTTGCCTCCAGTGCCGCACCAGCGGCACGGTAGGCAAGGGAGATCCGATGAGTACCAACAGCGACCCCATCGCCCGCGTGTCAGTGCTGAGCACGGGTTCGGTTGCGATCCGGCCGGAACATGTCGGTCCAACCAAGCTGAACACCTACGTCTGGCTGGCGACATCGCGCCGCTGGACCGCGCCGCGACCGATCAACGTCTATGTCGTCGAGCACCGCGACGGACTGGTGCTCTTCGACACGGGACAGGACCGAGCCTCGGTGACCGACCCGGACTACTTTCCGACCGGTCCCACCGGGCTTGTCTACTCGCATCTGGCCAGGTTCGCGGTGCCGCAGGACCAGACGCTGACCGCCGGGCTCGCGCGACTGGACCACGACGTGGCCGATGTCGACGTCGCCGTGATCTCGCACCTGCACCAGGAGGACCACATCGGTGGACTCGCCGAAGTCGGGCACGCCGAGCTGCTGGTCAGCCGCGCCGAATGGCAGTCACTGTCGACCCCGTTCGCGGCGGCCCGCGGCCTGATGCGCAATCACATCGACCTGCCGGGTCTCCGGTGGCGGCACCCTGACATCGAACCGCTCGCCGATCCGATGATCACGCCGTTCACCCACGGGCACGATCTCTTCGGCGACGGCAGCCTGGTGCTGTTGCCAACGCCCGGTCACACACCCGGCTCGTTGTCGATGCTGGTACGTCGACCCGGCCAGACACCACTGCTCATGGTCGGCGACCTGACCTACGACGACCAACTGCTGGCCGCCGGACAACTTCCGGGAGTGGGCCACAAACACCAGATGCGCCGGGCGACCGCACTGGTGAACCAGTTGCGCAGCACCTTGCCCGGACTCGTCGTCCTTCCGGCCCACGACCCCACCGCCGCGCAGCGGCTGCGAGACGCCCAGGAGCATCAGCCATGCAGTTGCGCAACGTCGTGACGATCAACCGGTCACCGGCACAGGTCTTCGCCTTTCTCACCCACTTCGAGAACCTGCCCTTGTGGAACTACGCCATCACCGAGACCCGGCGGGTCGGCAGCGGCCTGGTCGGGCTCGGCGCGCGCTACAGCCAGACCCGGACCATTCCGCGACCCGCCACCGAGAGCTTCGAGGTCATCGAGTTCGACCCGGACCGGAGCGTGGCCATCCGTGGGACTCTCGGGGCTTTCGAGGCACTCAGCCGGTATCAGCTCCGGGGGAGTGCGGACGCCACCGTGCTCACCTCGACCATGCATCTCGAATCCTCCGGGCTGCTCCGGCTGGCCGACTCCCTCGCCATGCCTCGGATCCGGGCCGCCGTCGCCGACAACCTGCAACAGCTCAAGGCTCAGTTGGAGGCCGGCCCGGCAACGCGGCCAAGGCCTCCGGGGCAAGCAGGCGGACACCGCCCGGTTCGGCCGTGACCAAGCCGTCCGAGCGCAAGTCGGCCAGCACGCGGGCGACGACTTCGCGAACGCTTCCGACGGCATCGGCAAGATGTTGATGGCTCGCACTGACCAGAAGCGTGTCGCCCTGTTGGTCGTCGGCAGCCAGGTCGAGGAGATGCCGACCCAGCCGTCGGCGTACCGGCCAGAAGGCGTTCATCGCCAGCTCCTGGAGCAGGCTGTCGACGCGGGCGGCGAGCTCATCGGCCAGCCAGATGCCGACCCGCGGGTCCTGCCGGGCGATCTGGGTGAGCACGCCGGGCCGGGTGGCCACAGCGACCGCGTCGGTAACGGCCTGGACGAACACCGGTGCCGGCCCCGAGACGATGACCGGTACGCCCAGCACGTCGCCGCGTCGGGTGTACCGGACGGTCACCTGACGTCCTCCTTCGGAGACCATCGACACCCGGACCAGCCCGTCGACCACCAGGTGCAAACCTGCTGTCTCACCCGGCCGGTACAGGACTCCGCCGGCGGCGGCGCGGATCACGGTGTGGCCGTCGAGCAACCGCGTGAGCACTTCGGGCGGCAACCGGACCAGCGGTCCCGACGCCGCTGCGCTCCGGACGTCGATCACCGTCGAAGCATGACACGGCCGGGTTGTTCCCGGTCAGGAGCGTGGCAGGACTGTCAACACCCGTTCGATGTGTACCCGGAACTCCTGCATGAAGTCCCGCAGGAATGCCGCGGTCGAGTCGTCGGTGACCTCACCCGCTTCGGTGAAGACCCCCGGCGCGAACTGGATGTACGCCTCGGGCGCCGTCATCTGTCGCGCGTTGCAGAAGCTGAGCACCGCGCGGAGGCTCTGCTGGGCCACGGCCGTCCCGATCTGTCCCGGCGAGGCGCCGATCACCGCAGCCGGCACATGGTCGAAGGAATTCCGTCCCCAGGGCCGCGACGCCCAGTCGATGGCGTTCTTCAGCGCCCCCGGAATGGACCGGTTGTACTCCGGAGTGACGAAGAGCACGGCATCCGAGCCATCGATCGCCTCCTTGAGTGCCCGGGCCTCGGGCGGGTAGTCGTTGTCGAAGTCCTGGCTGTACAACGGCAGATTTCCGATCGGTATCTCCGTGAAATCCAGGTCCGGAGGCGCCAGGTTGATCAGCGCACGGCTGAGAATCCGATTGACCGAAGTCGATGACAGGCTGCCGATGAAGTAGCCGACCTTGTAGGCGCACATCGTTCCTCCTCGGGCACGAGATGCCGGTGCGGCACCTGAGGAACCCAGCAAAACACGGGTGGACACCGCGGGCAATCGCCACGTCCCTCCGCCGTGTGCCAGCGGGCCCGCGCGATGGCAATAGGGTGTCTTCTACCGGCTGTAGAACAGGAGGACCCGATGCCCCGCGACCGTGGCCAGCTCGAGGCGGACGTGATGCGTCAGCTCTGGGCCGCCGACCAGCCGCGGACCGCCAAGCAGATCCAGGCGGGATTCGGGCCGGACGCTCCGGCGATCACCACCGTCCTCACTGTGCTGGACCGCCTGCGTCGCAAGGGTCTTGTGCACCGGTCCGACGCCCGGACCAACATCACCTTCCGCGCCGCGCAGTCGGAATCGGATCGCGCCGTTGAGTCGATGCTGCAGTCGCTGCAGGAGACCGGCGACCGGCGGGCGGTGTTGCTGCGTTTCGCCGGCGACCTGGACAGTTCGGATGCCGAGGTACTGCGCCGGGCGCTCGAGGGCCGGACCCGTCGCCGTTCGGGAGCAGGTCGATCCGGTGGGAGTGGATCCGGTGCGGGTGGATCCGGTGCGGGTGTTTCGGGGACCGACACATGATCATCGCGCTGGTCCTGGCGGCGTACGCCCTGGTCAGTCTGCTGGTGGGGCCGCAGATCCTGACCCGCGGCGACTGGCGTATCTTCCGCCCTCGGCTCTGCCTCAGTCTGTGGTACGCGGTCTTCCTTTCCGGCGTCCTGGCGGCCGTCGGATCGGGAGGGATCGGCATCTGGCTCGGCTGGCGGATCCAGGTCGAACAGTCCTACAGTGCCGATCTGCTCGCCTCGACCTTCGGCTTCCGACCGACTCCGGGGATCGACACCGTCGTCCGGGTCACCGGCATCGTGCTGGGCTGGACGACCCTGGCGGTGGCCGGCGCCGTGATCAGTCTGGTCGCCACCAGGGCACGCGAGTTGATCGGCGACCAGCGCCGGCTGCGGGCCGACCTGGGCGCCGTGATCGCGAGGTCCGGTTACCGGCGGGAGCAGATCGACGGGCTCTCGGTGACCTATGTCGCAGGCCGCAGGTCGGTGGCCTGCAGCCTGGGCGGGCGGACCGCGGAAGTGATCGTCTCGGCCGATCTCGACCTGAGGCTGTCGTCCGGGGAGCTGCGCGCGATCATCGAACACGAGCGGGCGCATCTGCGCAGCATCCACCTGCTGGTGTCCCGCCTGGCGATGCTCAACCGGGCCTGTTTCCCGCAGATCCGGGCCGCCCGGCAACTGACCCGGGCAACCGCGCTGCTGATCGAGCTGATCGCCGACGACGCGGCCGTCCGCCGGTGCGGCCGGGCCGACCTGATCTCCGCGCTGTCCAAGCTGGCCAACCACTCCGAGACCGGCGGGGACGACGTCCTCGCGCTTCGCGCCGAGCGGCTGGCGCTGGCCGCCTAGCTCACCGACTGCTGCTGCAACTCGCGTATCCGATCGAGCACGCCCGGGATGGCTGCCTCGACAGCGGCCAGCGTGTCCTCGAAACCCTCCGGTCCGCCGTACCACGGATCGGGCACGCCCGAACCCGGCTGTGCGTCCGGGTCGAACTCGGTCAGCAGCGCCATCCGGCCTTCGTCCAATGCGCTATCCACGTCGCCGAGGCGTCGCATCCGCTCGATGTGCAGCGGCTCCATCGCGATAACCAGATCGGCGCCGTCGATCTCCTCGGCGGTGATCTGGTGGGCCACGTGGTCACCGTCGCGATAGCCGTACTGCCGGAGCACCGCTGCGGCCCGCGGATCCATCGGCCGGCCGAGTTCCTCGGTGCTGGTGGCCGCGCTGCTGAACCGAACGTCCGACAGCCCGACTGCGGACGCCCGCTGCTCGGCGACTCGCTCGGCGATGGGCGATCGACAGATGTTGCCCCAACAGACGAACACGACTTCGACGTCGGGCTTGACCGGCTCGCCCGTGGTCACCGGCGAACCCGGTTCTCGTCACGGTCGCGGAGGAACGTGTTCAACAGCCAACTGACCACGGAGACGATCAGGGCGCCGAGCACCGCGGTCCAGAAGCCGCCGACGTGCCAGCCGAGGTCGAACTGGCCGGCGAGCCACGATGTCAGCATCAACAACAATGCGTTGATCACCAGCAGGAACAAGCCGAGGGTGAGCAGCAGGATCGGCAGCGTGACGAGTTTGAAGATCGGCTTCACGATGGCGTTGACGACACCGAAGATCAGGGCGACCACCAGCATTACCAGGACCTTCCGGCCGGTACCGGACGCGGTCAACGTAATGCCGCTCAGCAACCACGTCGCGACCGCAAGGGCCGCGGCATTGGCGAGCAGTCGCACAATCCATCTCATGACACCGATGGTGCCACGTCGGACCCAGCGGCGGCATCGGTGAGACACCTGATCCCGCCGTCAGGCTTCCGGGTCGGCGGCGTAGGTTCTCCGATCATGGAATACGTACGACTGGGAAACACCGGCCTGCAGGTATCGCCGATCTGCGCCGGCTGCATGTCCTGGGGTGATCCGAACAAGGGACGTCCCTGGACGCTCACCGAGGACGAGGCACGTCCGCTGATCAAGCAGGCGATCGAGGCCGGCGTCAACTTCTTCGACACCGCCAACGTGTACGCCGCCGGCAGCAGCGAGGAGATCACCGGCCGGGCGATGAAGGACTTCGGGAACCGGGACAACATCGTTCTGGCCACCAAGGTGCACGGCCGGATGAGCGATGGCCCGAACGGTCAGGGATTGTCCCGCAAGGCGATCCTGCAGGAGATCGACAACTCGTTGCGTCGGCTGGGCACCGACTACGTCGACCTCTACCAGATCCATCGCTTCGATCCGAACGTGCCCATCGAGGAGACGATGGAGGCCCTGCACGACGTCGTCACGGCAGGCAAGGCGCGCTACATCGGCGCGTCATCCATGTACGCCTGGCAGTTCAGCAAGGCGCAGTACGTGGCGATGATCAACGGCTGGACCCCGTTCGTGAGCATGCAGAACCACTACAACCTTCTCGCCCGCGAGGAGGAGCGGGAGATGCTGCCGCTGTGTGAGGATCTCGGAGTCGGCGTGATCCCGTGGAGCCCACTGGCGAGGGGCCGGTTGACCCGGCCGTGGGAGGAGACCACGAAGCGGTCGGAGACCGACACCTTCGGCCAGAATCTCTACCAGGACAGCGATCGGCAGATCGTCCAAGCGGTGCTGGACGTGGCGAACGCGCGGGGCGTACCGGCGGCCCAGGTGGCACTGGCGTGGGTCAACTCCAACCCGGTGGTCACCGCACCGATCGTCGGAATGAGCAGGCCGCAGCACCTCGCCGACGCCATCGCATCACTCGACCTCGAGCTGACCGATGAGGAGATCACACAGCTGGAGGCGGCGTACACCCCGCGCTATCCGGCGGAGCTGCCCCGCTGATCATCAGCGGATCCTTCGGCGGGCTCGCGCTAGGTCGGTCCCGCACCGGTAACTCGGTCCCGCACCGGCAACTCGGTCCCGCACCGGCAGCTCGGTCCCGCACTGGCTGCAACGGGTGCGGGGTCGAGCAAGCGGTGCGGCGCCGAGCAGGTGGTGCGCGGTTGAGCAAGCGGTGCGGTGCGGGTCGGTAAGGGACGGTCCGTACGGGCGGTCGGTCCCGCACCGGCAACTCAGTCCCGCACCGGCAGCTCGGTCCCGCACCGGCTGCAACGGGTGCGCGGTCGAGCAAGCGGTGCGGCGCCGAGCAGGTAGTGCGCGGTTGAGCAAGCGGTGCGGGAGCGGTCGGTAGGCGGTCCGTACGGGGCGGTCGGTCGGTCGGTCCCGCACCGGTAACTCGGTCCCGCACCGGCAGCTCGGTCCCGCACCGGCTGCAACGGGTGCGCGGTCGAGCAAGCGGTGCGGCACCGAGCAGGTGGTGCGCGGTCGAGTAAGTGGTGCGACGCGGACCACGTGGTGCGCGATCGAGTATCCGGTGCGGGAACGGTGGTGCGGCCTCGATCACCCGGTCTCGCGCCCGGTTCTCGCGCCGGTCTGGCGCCCGGTCTCACAACTGGTCTCACACGTTGTCGCGCTCGGCGCCGATCGTTGTGTCCGGTCCATGTCCGGTCTTCACCACGGTCGCGTCGGGCAGCGTGAGCAGCTTGGTCCGGATTGACTCCAGGATCTGGTCGTGATCGGAGAAGCTGCGTCCGGTCGCCCCGGGACCGCCCTCGAAGAGGGTGTCGCCGGTGAAGACCACCCCCGCCGGGTAGCCCGGGAACTCCTCGGCGTAGAAGCACACCGAACCCGGCGTGTGCCCGGGTGTGTGGATCACGCGAAGATCAACGTCGGCGATCGGGATCACTTGGTGATCATGCAGGCTGCCGGACGGTGGCGCCCGGTGGGTGAGTCGCCACACCGGGAGATCGTCCGGGTGCAACAACACCCGGGCATCCGTGGCCAGGCCGAGATCCGGCGCGTACCGTACGTGATCATCGTGGCCGTGGGTGCACAGGATGGCGATCACCCTCCGGTTCGCGATCACCTCGAGGATCTCGGTGACGTCGTGAGGCGCGTCGATCACCACGCATTCGGCATCGTCGCCGACGACCCAGATGTTGTTCTCGACGTCGAACGTCTGCCCGTCCAGGGTGAAGGTGCCACTGGCGACCGCATGATCGATTCGGGCATCGCCGTGCGGGCCGAAGTCGGGATCCTCGTCAGATTCCGACTCGACCTCGAACTCGGCATCCCACTCGCTCATTTACCCATCACCACGACCGACCGGAGCACCTGACCGGAGGCCATCGTCGCGAAGGCCGCCTCGACCTCACCGATGCCGATCTCTTCGCTGACGAACTCGTCCAGCGGCAATCGTCCCTGCAGATACAGGTCGATCAACATCGGGAAGTCCCGTTCCGGCAAGCAGTCGCCGTACCAGCTGGACTTCAGCGAGCCGCCGCGACCGAACAGGTCGAGCAGCGGCATCTCCAGGGTCATCTCCGGCGTCGGTACGCCGACCAGCACGACGGTCCCGGCCAGGTCACGGGCGTAGAACGCCTGTTTCCAGGTCTCCGGCCGGCCGACGGCGTCGATCGCAACGTCGGTGCCGAACCCGCCGGTCAGTTCGGCGATCGCCGGGACCGGGTCGGTGTTCCGCGAGTTGATCACATGCGTCGCGCCGAGCGTCCTGGCCTGCTCGAGCTTCCGGTCATCGATGTCGACCGCGATGATCTTGCTTGCCCCGGCGAGTCGGGCACCGGCGACAGCCGCACCGCCGACGCCGCCGCAACCGAACACGGCGACCGTGTCACC
This window harbors:
- a CDS encoding N-acyl homoserine lactonase family protein, whose protein sequence is MSTNSDPIARVSVLSTGSVAIRPEHVGPTKLNTYVWLATSRRWTAPRPINVYVVEHRDGLVLFDTGQDRASVTDPDYFPTGPTGLVYSHLARFAVPQDQTLTAGLARLDHDVADVDVAVISHLHQEDHIGGLAEVGHAELLVSRAEWQSLSTPFAAARGLMRNHIDLPGLRWRHPDIEPLADPMITPFTHGHDLFGDGSLVLLPTPGHTPGSLSMLVRRPGQTPLLMVGDLTYDDQLLAAGQLPGVGHKHQMRRATALVNQLRSTLPGLVVLPAHDPTAAQRLRDAQEHQPCSCATS
- a CDS encoding SRPBCC family protein; protein product: MQLRNVVTINRSPAQVFAFLTHFENLPLWNYAITETRRVGSGLVGLGARYSQTRTIPRPATESFEVIEFDPDRSVAIRGTLGAFEALSRYQLRGSADATVLTSTMHLESSGLLRLADSLAMPRIRAAVADNLQQLKAQLEAGPATRPRPPGQAGGHRPVRP
- a CDS encoding Crp/Fnr family transcriptional regulator, translated to MIDVRSAAASGPLVRLPPEVLTRLLDGHTVIRAAAGGVLYRPGETAGLHLVVDGLVRVSMVSEGGRQVTVRYTRRGDVLGVPVIVSGPAPVFVQAVTDAVAVATRPGVLTQIARQDPRVGIWLADELAARVDSLLQELAMNAFWPVRRRLGRHLLDLAADDQQGDTLLVSASHQHLADAVGSVREVVARVLADLRSDGLVTAEPGGVRLLAPEALAALPGRPPTEP
- a CDS encoding NADPH-dependent FMN reductase translates to MCAYKVGYFIGSLSSTSVNRILSRALINLAPPDLDFTEIPIGNLPLYSQDFDNDYPPEARALKEAIDGSDAVLFVTPEYNRSIPGALKNAIDWASRPWGRNSFDHVPAAVIGASPGQIGTAVAQQSLRAVLSFCNARQMTAPEAYIQFAPGVFTEAGEVTDDSTAAFLRDFMQEFRVHIERVLTVLPRS
- a CDS encoding BlaI/MecI/CopY family transcriptional regulator, producing the protein MPRDRGQLEADVMRQLWAADQPRTAKQIQAGFGPDAPAITTVLTVLDRLRRKGLVHRSDARTNITFRAAQSESDRAVESMLQSLQETGDRRAVLLRFAGDLDSSDAEVLRRALEGRTRRRSGAGRSGGSGSGAGGSGAGVSGTDT
- a CDS encoding M56 family metallopeptidase, translating into MIIALVLAAYALVSLLVGPQILTRGDWRIFRPRLCLSLWYAVFLSGVLAAVGSGGIGIWLGWRIQVEQSYSADLLASTFGFRPTPGIDTVVRVTGIVLGWTTLAVAGAVISLVATRARELIGDQRRLRADLGAVIARSGYRREQIDGLSVTYVAGRRSVACSLGGRTAEVIVSADLDLRLSSGELRAIIEHERAHLRSIHLLVSRLAMLNRACFPQIRAARQLTRATALLIELIADDAAVRRCGRADLISALSKLANHSETGGDDVLALRAERLALAA
- a CDS encoding low molecular weight protein-tyrosine-phosphatase, with the protein product MFVCWGNICRSPIAERVAEQRASAVGLSDVRFSSAATSTEELGRPMDPRAAAVLRQYGYRDGDHVAHQITAEEIDGADLVIAMEPLHIERMRRLGDVDSALDEGRMALLTEFDPDAQPGSGVPDPWYGGPEGFEDTLAAVEAAIPGVLDRIRELQQQSVS
- a CDS encoding phage holin family protein → MRWIVRLLANAAALAVATWLLSGITLTASGTGRKVLVMLVVALIFGVVNAIVKPIFKLVTLPILLLTLGLFLLVINALLLMLTSWLAGQFDLGWHVGGFWTAVLGALIVSVVSWLLNTFLRDRDENRVRR
- a CDS encoding aldo/keto reductase; its protein translation is MEYVRLGNTGLQVSPICAGCMSWGDPNKGRPWTLTEDEARPLIKQAIEAGVNFFDTANVYAAGSSEEITGRAMKDFGNRDNIVLATKVHGRMSDGPNGQGLSRKAILQEIDNSLRRLGTDYVDLYQIHRFDPNVPIEETMEALHDVVTAGKARYIGASSMYAWQFSKAQYVAMINGWTPFVSMQNHYNLLAREEEREMLPLCEDLGVGVIPWSPLARGRLTRPWEETTKRSETDTFGQNLYQDSDRQIVQAVLDVANARGVPAAQVALAWVNSNPVVTAPIVGMSRPQHLADAIASLDLELTDEEITQLEAAYTPRYPAELPR
- a CDS encoding MBL fold metallo-hydrolase — encoded protein: MSEWDAEFEVESESDEDPDFGPHGDARIDHAVASGTFTLDGQTFDVENNIWVVGDDAECVVIDAPHDVTEILEVIANRRVIAILCTHGHDDHVRYAPDLGLATDARVLLHPDDLPVWRLTHRAPPSGSLHDHQVIPIADVDLRVIHTPGHTPGSVCFYAEEFPGYPAGVVFTGDTLFEGGPGATGRSFSDHDQILESIRTKLLTLPDATVVKTGHGPDTTIGAERDNV
- a CDS encoding S-(hydroxymethyl)mycothiol dehydrogenase; this translates as MPQQVNGVISRAKGAPVELVPIIIPDPGPGEAVVEIQACGVCHTDLHYREGGIGEDYPYLLGHEAAGVVESVGDGVTEVAPGDYVILNWRAVCGTCRACKRGRPWYCFATFNADQKMALADGTELSPALGIGAFADKTLVAAGQCTKVDPAARPAAAGLLGCGIMAGLGAAINTGNVTRGDTVAVFGCGGVGGAAVAGARLAGASKIIAVDIDDRKLEQARTLGATHVINSRNTDPVPAIAELTGGFGTDVAIDAVGRPETWKQAFYARDLAGTVVLVGVPTPEMTLEMPLLDLFGRGGSLKSSWYGDCLPERDFPMLIDLYLQGRLPLDEFVSEEIGIGEVEAAFATMASGQVLRSVVVMGK